Proteins encoded by one window of Pseudomonas sp. LS44:
- the pbpG gene encoding D-alanyl-D-alanine endopeptidase, translating into MNIRHSLAALLLACSLPFTTALWAAPKTPIKPTQQLASGSALLVDMSTNQVLYSSNPELVVPIASVTKLMTAMVALDAKLPLDQQLPIVIKDVPEMRGVYSRVRIGSQISRRDMLLLALMSSENRAAASLAHHYPGGVPAFVAAMNAKARALGMTRTHYVEPTGLSERNVSNASDLVKLLKASQRYPLLGQFSTTTEKTASFHKPNYTLGFRNTNRLVYKAGWSIQLTKTGFTDEAGHCLVMRTMMNGKPVAFVVLDAFGKYTHMADANRLKKWLETGKITPVAPAALAYKQQRQASRQLQAAQ; encoded by the coding sequence GTGAACATTCGCCATTCCCTCGCCGCCCTGTTGCTGGCGTGCAGCCTGCCCTTCACCACCGCGCTGTGGGCGGCGCCGAAAACTCCGATCAAGCCGACCCAGCAGCTCGCCTCTGGTAGCGCCCTGCTGGTCGACATGAGCACCAACCAAGTGCTCTATTCGAGCAATCCGGAGCTGGTCGTGCCGATCGCCTCGGTGACCAAGCTGATGACCGCGATGGTCGCCCTCGACGCCAAGCTGCCGCTCGACCAGCAGCTGCCCATCGTCATCAAGGACGTGCCGGAGATGCGCGGGGTGTACTCGCGGGTGCGTATCGGCAGCCAGATCAGTCGCCGCGACATGCTCCTGCTGGCCTTGATGTCCTCGGAGAACCGCGCCGCCGCCAGCCTCGCCCACCACTATCCGGGCGGCGTGCCGGCCTTCGTCGCGGCGATGAACGCCAAGGCCCGCGCGCTGGGCATGACCCGTACCCATTACGTCGAGCCGACGGGTCTGTCGGAGCGCAACGTGTCCAACGCCAGCGATCTGGTCAAACTGCTCAAGGCCAGCCAGCGGTATCCGCTGCTTGGCCAGTTCAGCACCACCACCGAGAAGACCGCGAGCTTTCACAAACCCAACTACACCCTGGGTTTTCGCAACACCAACCGCCTGGTCTACAAGGCCGGCTGGAGCATCCAGCTGACCAAGACCGGCTTCACCGACGAGGCCGGCCACTGCCTGGTGATGCGCACCATGATGAACGGCAAGCCGGTGGCCTTCGTGGTCCTCGATGCGTTCGGCAAGTACACCCACATGGCCGACGCCAACCGCCTGAAGAAGTGGCTGGAAACCGGCAAGATCACCCCGGTCGCCCCGGCCGCGCTGGCCTACAAGCAGCAGCGCCAAGCCAGCCGCCAGTTGCAGGCGGCGCAGTAA
- the dkgB gene encoding 2,5-didehydrogluconate reductase DkgB, translating to MSVPALGLGTFRLKGQQVIDSVRMGLELGYRHIDTAQIYGNEAEVGEAITDSGVPRSELFVTTKIWTANLASDKLAASLEDSLHKLRLEQVDLTLIHWPSPDDALPVADYLGSLQETKQRGLTGQIGVSNFTISHLQQAIDTVRATEIATNQVEIHPFLQNRKLVEFARANGIHLTAYMPLAYGKVLDDPVLQRIAAEHAASPTQVALAWLLQQGFAVIPSSTKRHNLASNRAARHLHLSDADMAEIATLDRGERLANPEFAPRWD from the coding sequence ATGAGCGTTCCTGCCTTGGGCCTTGGCACCTTTCGCCTCAAGGGCCAGCAAGTCATCGACTCGGTGCGCATGGGCCTGGAGCTCGGCTACCGGCACATCGACACCGCGCAGATCTACGGCAATGAAGCGGAGGTCGGCGAGGCGATCACCGACAGTGGGGTACCGCGCAGCGAGCTGTTCGTCACCACCAAGATCTGGACCGCCAATCTGGCCAGCGACAAGCTGGCTGCCAGCCTCGAGGACAGCCTGCACAAGCTGCGTCTGGAGCAGGTCGACCTGACCCTGATCCACTGGCCGTCGCCCGACGACGCGCTGCCGGTCGCCGATTACCTGGGCAGCCTGCAGGAGACCAAGCAGCGCGGTCTGACCGGCCAGATCGGCGTCTCCAACTTCACCATCAGTCATTTGCAGCAGGCCATCGACACGGTGCGCGCCACGGAAATTGCCACCAATCAGGTGGAGATCCACCCGTTTCTGCAGAACCGCAAATTGGTCGAGTTCGCCCGCGCCAACGGCATTCACCTGACTGCCTATATGCCGCTGGCGTATGGCAAGGTGCTGGACGATCCGGTCCTGCAACGCATCGCCGCCGAGCACGCGGCCAGCCCGACCCAAGTGGCGCTGGCCTGGCTGCTGCAACAGGGCTTTGCGGTGATTCCCTCGTCGACCAAGCGCCATAACCTGGCCAGCAACCGCGCCGCCCGGCACTTGCACCTGAGCGACGCGGACATGGCCGAGATCGCCACCCTCGACCGCGGCGAGCGCCTGGCCAACCCGGAGTTTGCGCCGCGCTGGGATTGA
- a CDS encoding TonB-dependent siderophore receptor, translated as MFSRLPSTLPLLSLLIAPTLHAANKDTLALPATAVNGSYEQSYQATESKSALKIDAPLRDIPQTVNVVPQSVIKDQGAQSLEDVLKNVPGIGLSNGDGQRDQITIRGFSAIGDLFVDGMRDDALYFRDLSNVERVEVIKGPAAVLYGRGSSGGLINSVSKKPTFAPIKEVGVSFDSEGQRRTQFDLGAADLEQRDKAFRLTGAFEDSDTFRDDGYTDRKALAPSAYFRLSDDLELNLGATYLYDKRLIDFGIPGQLAAYQPAAARLPAAAVGNRPVDVDRETRFGSGDPDQDYARSEVFSFTAGFDYRISDDLSLTNATRYYHYDLDRNNTLADSSATRFVTAPNGELLVKLNRGNVARDEYGVFNQTELKQQAQLAGMAHNLLYGVELGHQDKHQRSVNQNNVAQVPVFRDGLVPVPEHAVGALTVGTNLQDTAGFYVQDLVELAPQWKALVGVRYDIFGQEYDDERAANVDLDRTDKTWSPRAGLVYQPDQVQSYYVSVSRGYQPSGEVFAVSVTNQHLEPEETTNYEVGAKWDLLDSRLSLTAAVFRLERTNMKTSDPANPALLVLAGEQRTDGFEATVSGQLSDKWQVYGGYAYLDAEITKSNSKTNGVPNEGQTPTLTPRNSANLWLVRSLAPRWRLGMGANYVDERFTALDNNVVMPGYTTFDAALLYNEPSWDAALRLNNVFDKDYYASAHGSVDLITPGAPRTLELSGNYRF; from the coding sequence ATGTTTTCCCGCCTCCCCTCGACCCTGCCGCTACTCAGTCTGCTCATCGCCCCGACGCTGCATGCAGCGAACAAGGACACCCTGGCCCTGCCTGCCACCGCCGTGAATGGCAGCTACGAGCAGAGCTACCAGGCCACCGAGAGCAAGAGCGCGCTGAAGATCGACGCGCCGCTGCGCGACATCCCGCAGACCGTCAACGTGGTGCCGCAGAGCGTGATCAAGGACCAGGGCGCCCAGTCGCTGGAAGACGTGCTGAAAAACGTGCCCGGCATCGGCCTGTCCAACGGCGACGGCCAGCGCGATCAGATCACCATCCGCGGCTTCAGCGCCATCGGCGATCTGTTCGTCGACGGCATGCGCGACGACGCCCTGTACTTCCGCGACCTGTCCAACGTCGAGCGGGTCGAAGTGATCAAGGGCCCGGCCGCCGTGCTGTATGGCCGCGGTTCGTCGGGCGGCCTGATCAACAGCGTCAGCAAGAAGCCGACCTTCGCGCCGATCAAGGAAGTCGGCGTCAGCTTCGACAGCGAAGGCCAGCGGCGCACCCAGTTCGACCTCGGTGCCGCCGACCTCGAACAGCGCGACAAGGCGTTCCGCCTCACCGGCGCCTTCGAAGACAGCGACACCTTCCGTGACGACGGCTACACCGACCGCAAGGCCCTCGCCCCGTCCGCCTACTTCCGCCTGTCCGACGACCTCGAGCTGAACCTCGGCGCCACCTACCTGTACGACAAGCGCCTGATCGACTTCGGCATCCCCGGCCAGCTCGCCGCCTACCAGCCGGCGGCAGCCCGCCTGCCCGCGGCGGCGGTCGGCAACCGTCCGGTGGACGTCGACCGCGAGACGCGCTTCGGCTCCGGCGACCCGGACCAGGACTACGCGCGCAGCGAGGTGTTCAGCTTCACCGCCGGCTTCGACTACCGGATCAGCGACGACCTCAGCCTGACCAACGCCACCCGCTACTACCACTACGACCTGGACCGCAACAACACCCTGGCCGACTCCAGTGCGACGCGCTTCGTCACCGCGCCGAACGGCGAGCTGCTGGTCAAACTCAACCGCGGCAACGTCGCACGCGACGAATACGGTGTGTTCAACCAGACCGAGCTCAAGCAGCAGGCACAGCTCGCCGGCATGGCGCACAACCTGCTCTACGGCGTGGAGCTGGGTCACCAGGACAAGCACCAGCGCTCCGTCAACCAGAACAACGTGGCCCAAGTGCCCGTGTTCCGCGACGGCCTGGTGCCGGTGCCGGAGCACGCCGTCGGAGCGCTCACTGTGGGCACCAACCTGCAGGACACCGCCGGCTTCTACGTCCAAGATCTGGTCGAGCTAGCCCCGCAGTGGAAGGCCCTGGTCGGCGTGCGCTACGACATCTTCGGCCAGGAATACGACGACGAGCGCGCCGCCAATGTCGACCTCGACCGCACCGACAAGACCTGGAGCCCGCGCGCCGGCCTGGTCTACCAGCCAGACCAGGTGCAGTCCTACTACGTTTCGGTCAGCCGCGGTTATCAGCCGTCCGGCGAGGTGTTCGCCGTCAGCGTGACCAACCAGCATCTGGAACCGGAGGAGACCACCAACTACGAGGTGGGCGCCAAGTGGGACCTGCTCGACAGCCGCCTGTCGCTGACCGCCGCGGTGTTCCGTCTCGAGCGCACCAACATGAAGACCAGCGACCCGGCGAACCCAGCCTTGCTGGTGCTCGCCGGAGAGCAGCGTACCGATGGCTTCGAGGCCACCGTCAGCGGCCAGCTCAGCGACAAGTGGCAGGTCTACGGCGGTTACGCCTACCTGGACGCGGAGATCACCAAGTCCAACAGCAAGACCAACGGCGTGCCCAACGAAGGCCAGACACCGACCCTCACCCCGCGCAACAGCGCCAACCTCTGGCTGGTCCGCAGCCTGGCACCGCGCTGGCGCCTGGGCATGGGCGCCAACTACGTCGACGAGCGCTTCACCGCGCTGGACAACAACGTAGTGATGCCCGGCTACACCACCTTCGACGCCGCCCTGCTGTACAACGAGCCGAGCTGGGATGCCGCGCTGCGCCTGAACAACGTGTTCGACAAGGACTATTACGCCTCCGCCCACGGCTCGGTGGACCTGATCACCCCCGGCGCGCCGCGCACCCTGGAGCTGAGCGGCAACTACCGCTTCTGA
- the trpA gene encoding tryptophan synthase subunit alpha, translating to MSRLQTRFAELKQQNRAALVTFVTAGDPNYDASLAILKGLPEAGADIIELGMPFTDPMADGPAIQLANIRALAGKQTLAKTLQMVREFRNGDSCTPLVLMGYFNPIHYYGVGRFIADAKAAGVDGLIVVDLPPEHNEDLCEPAQAAGLDFIRLTTPTTDDQRLPTVLNGSSGFVYYVSVAGVTGAGAATLEHVEEAVTRLRRHTDLPVSIGFGIRTPEHAASIARLADGVVVGSALIDQIEQAASPEQAVSGVLDLCRSLAEGVRTARG from the coding sequence ATGAGCCGCCTGCAAACGCGCTTTGCCGAGCTGAAACAGCAGAACCGCGCCGCCCTGGTGACCTTCGTCACTGCCGGCGACCCGAACTACGACGCCTCGCTGGCGATCCTCAAGGGCCTGCCGGAAGCCGGCGCCGACATCATCGAACTGGGCATGCCGTTCACCGACCCGATGGCCGACGGCCCGGCGATCCAGCTGGCCAACATCCGCGCCCTGGCCGGCAAGCAGACCCTCGCCAAGACCCTGCAGATGGTCCGCGAATTCCGCAACGGCGACAGCTGCACGCCGCTGGTGCTGATGGGCTACTTCAACCCGATCCATTACTACGGCGTCGGCCGCTTCATCGCCGATGCCAAGGCCGCCGGCGTCGACGGCCTGATCGTCGTCGACCTGCCGCCGGAACATAACGAAGACCTCTGCGAACCGGCCCAGGCCGCCGGCCTCGACTTCATCCGCCTGACCACGCCGACCACCGACGACCAGCGCCTTCCGACCGTGCTCAACGGCAGCTCGGGCTTTGTCTATTACGTCTCGGTGGCCGGCGTCACTGGCGCGGGCGCGGCGACCCTGGAGCACGTCGAGGAGGCCGTGACGCGCCTGCGCCGCCACACCGACCTGCCGGTCAGCATCGGCTTCGGCATCCGCACCCCGGAGCATGCGGCGAGCATCGCCCGCCTGGCCGACGGCGTGGTGGTCGGCTCGGCGCTGATCGACCAGATCGAACAGGCCGCCAGCCCGGAACAGGCGGTGAGCGGTGTGCTCGACCTGTGCCGCTCGCTGGCCGAGGGCGTGCGCACCGCGCGCGGCTGA
- the trpB gene encoding tryptophan synthase subunit beta produces the protein MTSLRTGPDAKGLFGSFGGQYVAETLMPLIHDLAAEYEKAKVDPEFIKELAYFQRDYVGRPSPLYFAERLTEHCGGAKIYLKREELNHTGAHKINNCIGQILLAKRMGKKRIIAETGAGMHGVATATVAARFGMECVIFMGTTDIDRQQANVFRMKLLGATVIPVVAGTGTLKDAMNEALRDWVTNVHNTFYLIGTVAGPHPYPELVRDFQAVIGKETREQMQAQEGRLPDSLVACIGGGSNAMGLFHPFLDDASVQIIGVEAAGHGIETGKHAASLNGGVPGVLHGNRTFLLQDDDGQIIDAHSISAGLDYPGIGPEHAWLHDIGRVEYTSVTDNEALAAFHQCCRLEGIIPALESAHALAEVFKRAPTLPKDHLMVVNLSGRGDKDMQTVMHHLNLEEKHA, from the coding sequence ATGACTTCATTGCGCACCGGTCCTGACGCCAAGGGCCTGTTCGGCAGCTTCGGCGGCCAGTACGTCGCCGAAACCTTGATGCCGCTGATCCACGACCTCGCTGCCGAATACGAGAAGGCCAAGGTCGATCCAGAATTCATCAAGGAACTCGCCTACTTCCAGCGCGACTACGTCGGCCGGCCGAGCCCGCTGTATTTCGCCGAACGCCTCACCGAGCATTGCGGCGGGGCGAAGATCTACCTCAAGCGCGAAGAGCTGAATCACACCGGCGCGCACAAGATCAACAACTGCATCGGCCAGATCCTCCTGGCCAAGCGCATGGGCAAGAAGCGCATCATCGCCGAGACCGGCGCCGGCATGCACGGCGTGGCCACCGCCACCGTGGCCGCGCGCTTCGGCATGGAATGCGTGATTTTCATGGGCACCACCGACATCGATCGCCAGCAGGCCAACGTGTTCCGCATGAAGCTGCTCGGCGCCACGGTGATCCCGGTAGTCGCCGGTACCGGCACGCTGAAGGACGCGATGAACGAAGCGCTGCGCGACTGGGTGACCAACGTGCACAACACCTTCTACCTGATCGGCACCGTGGCCGGCCCGCATCCGTATCCGGAGTTGGTGCGCGACTTCCAGGCGGTGATCGGCAAGGAAACTCGCGAGCAGATGCAGGCCCAGGAAGGCCGTCTGCCCGATTCGCTGGTCGCCTGCATCGGCGGCGGCTCGAACGCCATGGGCCTGTTCCACCCGTTCCTCGACGATGCCAGCGTGCAGATCATCGGCGTCGAAGCGGCCGGTCACGGCATCGAGACCGGCAAGCACGCGGCCAGCCTGAACGGCGGCGTGCCCGGCGTGCTGCACGGCAACCGCACCTTCCTGCTGCAGGACGACGATGGCCAGATCATCGACGCCCACTCGATCTCCGCCGGCCTCGACTACCCCGGCATCGGCCCGGAACACGCCTGGCTGCACGACATCGGTCGCGTCGAATACACCTCGGTGACCGACAACGAAGCGCTCGCCGCGTTCCACCAGTGCTGCCGCCTGGAAGGCATCATCCCGGCCCTGGAAAGCGCCCACGCACTGGCCGAAGTGTTCAAACGCGCGCCAACCCTGCCCAAGGATCACCTGATGGTGGTCAACCTGTCCGGGCGTGGCGACAAAGACATGCAGACCGTCATGCACCACCTGAACCTTGAGGAGAAGCACGCATGA
- a CDS encoding LysR family transcriptional regulator — MTNDLPPLNALRAFEAAARLLSVSQAADELHVTHGAVSRQIRALEEHLGLALFSKDGRGVKLTDAGLRLRDASGEAFERLRSVCGELKQGRADAPFVLGCPGSLLARWFIPRLDRLNRALPELRLQLSASEGDLDPRRAGLDATLWFAEPPWPADMQVYELAAERIGAVLSPRHPRAGELQQAPARVLGGEALLHTASRPQAWPQWAQAHGLDARQLQLGQGFEHLYYLLEAAVAGLGVAIAPQLLVADDLTAGRLLAPWGFVETPARLALWVPARSLDQRAERLAQWLAEELEASP; from the coding sequence ATGACCAATGACCTGCCCCCGCTGAATGCCTTGCGCGCCTTCGAGGCGGCCGCTCGGCTGCTCAGCGTCAGCCAGGCCGCCGACGAGCTGCACGTCACCCACGGGGCGGTGAGCCGGCAGATCCGTGCCCTCGAGGAGCACCTCGGGCTGGCCCTGTTCAGCAAGGACGGCCGCGGCGTAAAACTCACCGATGCCGGGCTGCGCCTGCGCGATGCCAGCGGCGAGGCGTTCGAGCGCCTGCGCAGCGTCTGCGGCGAACTCAAGCAGGGCCGCGCCGATGCGCCGTTCGTCCTCGGCTGTCCCGGCAGCCTGCTGGCGCGCTGGTTCATCCCGCGCCTGGACCGTCTCAACCGTGCGCTGCCCGAGCTGCGTCTGCAACTGTCGGCCAGCGAAGGTGACCTCGACCCGCGCCGCGCTGGGCTGGACGCCACGCTGTGGTTCGCCGAACCGCCGTGGCCGGCGGACATGCAGGTGTATGAGTTGGCCGCCGAGCGCATCGGCGCAGTGCTCAGCCCGCGCCACCCGCGTGCCGGCGAACTGCAGCAGGCGCCGGCACGCGTGCTCGGCGGCGAGGCGCTGCTGCACACCGCGTCGCGGCCGCAGGCCTGGCCGCAGTGGGCGCAGGCCCATGGGCTGGACGCGCGTCAGTTGCAGCTCGGGCAGGGCTTCGAGCACCTCTATTACCTGCTGGAAGCGGCGGTGGCCGGACTCGGCGTGGCCATCGCGCCGCAACTGCTGGTCGCCGACGACCTCACCGCCGGCCGCCTGCTGGCGCCCTGGGGCTTCGTCGAAACCCCGGCGCGGCTGGCCTTGTGGGTGCCGGCGCGCAGCCTCGACCAGCGCGCTGAGCGTCTGGCGCAGTGGCTGGCCGAGGAGCTTGAGGCCAGTCCTTGA
- a CDS encoding YqjD family protein — MALFSRKQSLHGIESEIQNLIAALETLKEGASDDSRRSLKAIRQSAEAALAHSRSLLSDAYDEVKQRTYRAGTLTRDYGREHPLATAGLLLGVIGVIGYLYYSSQND, encoded by the coding sequence ATGGCCTTGTTTAGCCGCAAACAATCGCTGCACGGGATCGAATCGGAAATCCAGAATCTGATCGCCGCCCTGGAAACCCTCAAGGAAGGCGCCAGTGACGACTCGCGCCGCTCGCTGAAAGCCATTCGCCAGAGCGCCGAGGCCGCGCTGGCCCATTCGCGCAGCCTGTTGAGCGATGCCTATGACGAAGTGAAGCAACGGACCTACCGGGCCGGCACGCTGACCCGCGACTACGGGCGCGAGCACCCGCTGGCCACCGCCGGGCTGCTGCTCGGGGTGATCGGGGTAATCGGCTATCTGTACTACAGCAGCCAGAACGACTGA